The Micromonospora siamensis genome contains the following window.
CGGTCTCCGCGGCCCTGGACGCGGCCGAGGAGGCCGGTGGCGACCTGGTCGCCGGCGAGTACCAGCTCGAGGTCAGCTCTCCCGGGGTGGACCGGCCGCTGACCCTGCCCCGGCACTGGCGGCGCAACGTCGGCCGGCTGGTCAAGGTGACCGTGCGCGGCGCGGCGGGGGTGCCCGGGCAGCGGGCCGCCGGCGACCGGCAGCTCACCGGCCGGGTGGTCGAGGCCGACGACGAGCGGGTGACGCTGGAGACCGACTCCGGCCGCGTGGAGCATTCCTACGCCGAGCTCGGCCCCGGCCGGGTGCAGGTGGAGTTCAGCCGGCTCGACGAGATCGACGAGACCGAAGAGACCGGCGACATTGACGACATCGACGACGAA
Protein-coding sequences here:
- the rimP gene encoding ribosome maturation factor RimP encodes the protein MTQRGRATRSTGPSGRPRRADAPRTDAPRTDAPRAGGPRGGDLGARRAKLREVVEPVVTEAGYVLEDLSVSRAGRRHVVRVIVDADGGINLDAVADVSRAVSAALDAAEEAGGDLVAGEYQLEVSSPGVDRPLTLPRHWRRNVGRLVKVTVRGAAGVPGQRAAGDRQLTGRVVEADDERVTLETDSGRVEHSYAELGPGRVQVEFSRLDEIDETEETGDIDDIDDEDDVEDEER